AGATCGGCGACGATGGGCGAGTCGGCGACGCCGTAGAGCAGCCAGAGGCCGGCGGCGATCGCCAGAATGACGGCCAGCGGCTGTTTCAGGGAAGCCCACGGCAGTCGGGCGATCGCCTCGTGCAAAGACAACGCCGCCGCCAGCGCCAGCAAGGGAAGCAGGGGAATCAGAAACCGGGTCTGCTGCGAGGCCAGGCTCCAGGAAACGAAATAAAACAACGCCGTCAGCAGGCTCCAGCGCACGACCGGCAAGCGCCGGCCGAACCAGCAAAGCGGCAGCAGCGCGAACCAGAGGAGGTTCAGGGTGCCGCCGAATTTGGAAAGGCTCGGCGCGCCGGCGACAAGCAGCCGATACGGCAGCAGGAGGTAATCCCACCCGGTCCGGCCCATCCCGATCGCGTTGTGGTGCCATTGGTAAAACAGGTCGCTCAGTTGTTGGTTCCATTCGCGGCCGCCCAGGGCGGAATAGAAAAACGGATACACCGGGTTGCCGGTCTCGATCGCGCTTTTGATCAGCCAGGGCAACAGCAGCAGAAATCCCGGCCCGGCCAGGTAAAGCGCCACTTCTTTTACCCGTTGGGCGGGCCGACCTTCGCGCCGCGAGGCGATCAGATAAAGCAGTCCCAGGCAGACGCCTCCGATGAAGCCGTTGAATTTCGACCCCGCCATCAAGCCGATGAACATTCCTGCGATCCACAGCGGGCGCGGCCCGTTTTCCGGGTGTTGCAAACGCTCGACGATGAACCAGAAAGCCAGGAAAAAGAAGAAGGCGCTGCCGATGTCGATGTAGGCGATCGGAAATTCCAACCGCACCACGCCGTTCATCAGGAAAAATATGACGGCCAGCGGGCCCGCCGCCGGGCGCTCCTGTCGCCGGCAGAAACCGTGCAGCGCCAGCAAGGTGAACACCCCCAGCGCGAAATGAACCGTGGTCGCCAGCCGGTAGTCCTTCCAGGCCATGGCCAGGGTGAAGAGCTGTTCGACGTTCATCGGCCAGTGCGAATAGACGTTGAACAACAGGTGGCGAAAACCGTGGGCTTGCAGCGTCGTCTTGGGAACCTGCAGGTGGTAAACCTGGGCATCGTGCGAAACGAAGGGCAGGATGGCGTGCAAAAACAGCACGGCAAGGACGGCCGTCACCGGCAGCCAGGGCAGCCATTCCGCGAGGGACGGCCATCGGAGCAGCGGTTGCCAGGGCCGCTCACCGTGCCGGATGTCGCGGGCGACGACGAGGGCCCAGCCGGCCAGCGCAACGACCGCCGTGGCCGTCAGCGGCGCGGGGTACAACAGACGCGTTCCGGCGAGGGCGAAAACGAGCGCGATCCAGAACAGCAGGCCCAGCGAAAGCGCCAGCAGGCGGCGGGCCGGCAGGCCGGGCGCGCGATAAACGAACGCGGCCGGCACCCGGCCGGCCGCGTAGATCGGCAACCAAAAAACGACCGCCCAGGCCGCGTATTCCATTACGGTCTTTAACGTGTCGAGCGATCCGCTGCCCATTTTCACCGCATTGGTTAATTACCCCGCGGTCGATGGTTGATGGACGCGCAATGCCGCCGCTTCTCGGAATCCGATCGCCAGGGCTTTCAGGTTGAGATCCTCGGTGCCCTTGGGAACGCGGGCCAGCACCGCCCGTTCGAGCGCGTTGCGGCTGACGCAATCGGTCAGGCCGGCGATCGCGCCGAGCGAAACGATGTTGGCGACGAACACCTTGCCCGCTTCCTCGCGCGCCAGCTTGGTGAACGCGATGCGGTTGATCTGGTATTCGCCGGCCGGCGGCTCCGGGCACAAATCCGTATCGATGATCATCACGCCGTTTTTTTTCAGATCGTCGCTGTACTGGCCCAGACTCTTCTGGTTCAGGCACAGCAAAATGTCGAGTTGCTCGCACTTGGGAAAGTCGATTTCCTCGTCGCTGATGATGACTTCGCTCTTCGAGGCGCCGCCGCGCGCTTCCGGCCCGTAGCTTTGCGTGTTCACGGCGTTCTTGTTGTCGAACAGAATGGCGGCTTCGGCCAGGATGATGCCCGCCAGTACGAGGCCCTGGCCGCCGCTGCCCGCCAGCCGGATTTCCAGTCGCTTGCTCATCGGTTAGTCCTCCATCGCCAGCCGCGCCGTGCGGTGCAGTTCCTCGACGAACTCGTGGCGCTGGGTGTTCAGGAAAATGCCGAGTGGAATCTTGTCCTTCACGTCGTCCAGGCTGAGGTTGTCGACGGCGTCGATCATCACGCAGTGGTCTTTCCAGAATTTCATCATTTCGACGGGACCGCGGAATTTGTTGCGCCGGCCGTACGCCGTCGGGCAGTCCTCGAGCACCTCGATGACCGAAAAGCCCTTGTGGCGGATGCCTTCGGTGATGGCCTTTTCCAGCAGCTTGACGTGGTAGGTCGTCGCCCGCGCGACGAACGTGGCGCCGGCCGCCTCGGCCAGCTTCACGAAGTCGAAGTTGTGGCTCAGGTTGCCGTAGGGCGCGGTGCTCGCGTTGGCGCCGAAGGGCGTCGTCGGGCTCACCTGGCCGCCGGTCATGCCGTAGATCGAGTTGTTGAAGATGATCAGCGTCATGTCGATGTTGCGGCGGCAGGTATGGATGAAGTGGTTGCCGCCGATCGCCACCGCGTCGCCGTCGCCGGCGGTGATGATGACGTTGAGCTGCGGTTTGACGACCTTCATGCCGATGGCGAAGGGCAGGGCGCGGCCGTGTGTCGTGTGCAGGGTGTTGAAGTCGGCATAACCGGGCAGCCGGCTCGCGCAACCGATGCCCGACACCAGAGCGACGTCGTCCTTGGGCAGTTTCAGGGTATCGATCGACCGCAACAAGGCTTTGAAAATAATGCCGTGGCCGCAGCCCGGGCACCAGATATGCGGCAGGTTTTCGACCCGCAGGTACTGTTCGTAATCAAACGCCATTTCCCGTCTCCCGCAGCGCGCGCATGATCTGGCGCGGATTGATGATTTCGGTATCGAGCCGCTGCAACCCTTCGACGGCGCAGTGTTTGCCGGCGATGCGCTCCACCTCGAGCACCAACTGGCCCGCGTTCATTTCCGGCACCAGAATCCGTTTCATGCCGGGCCGCCTGGCCAGCTTTTCGACCGCCTGGGCCGGAAACGGCCAGATCGTCTTCGGGCGGAACAAGCCGACCTTCCGGTCGCGCTTGCGCAACCGCTTGACCGCTTCCATCGCGCTACGCGCCACCGCGCCGCAGGCGATGATCACCTCCTCGGCGTCCTCCAGGAAGCGGCCTTCCCATTTGACGATGTCGTTGTAATTGCGGTCGATCTTGCGCAGCAGCCGCCGCGTCTCGCTTTCGATCACCGCCGGGTCGTTGGTCGGGAAACCCGTTCGATCGTGGAACAGGCCGGTGACGTGAAAACGGTAGCCTTCGCCGTAGGGCGCCATGGTCGGCACGTCGGAGCCGCCGCCCTGGTAGGGGTAGTAATCCTTCGGGGCGCGGCGCGGTTTGCGGCGGTTGTAGACGCTGACCGTGCCGGGATTGGGCAGGAACATGCGTTCGCGCATGTGGCCGACGATTTCGTCGGAAAGCAGAATCACCGGGGTGCGGTAACGTTCGGCCAGGTTGAAGGCGCGAATGGTTTCCCAGAAAGATTCCTCGACGCTGTAGGGGTACAACACGACGATCGGGTGGTCGCCGTGGGTGCCCCACCGCGCCTGCATGATATCGCCCTGCATCGGCCTGGTCGGCATGCCGGTGCTGGGTCCGGCGCGCTGGACGTTGACGACGACGCAGGGGATCTCGGCGATGCAGCCGTAACCGATGTTTTCCTGTTTCAGGCTGAAACCCGGGCCGGACGTGGCCGTCATCGCCTTGGCGCCGGTCAGGCTGGCGCCGAGCACCGCCGCCATCGAGGCGATTTCATCTTCCAGTTGCAGGAAAAAGCCGCCGACCTGCGGCAAGCGTTCGGACAGCACCTCCGCGACTTCCGTCGAGGGAGTGATCGGGTAACCGGCGAAGAAGCTGCAACCGGCGTACAGCGCCGCCTCGGCGATGGCCTCGTTGCCGCTCATCAGGCGCAGACCGCTTTTGAATTTGGGACCCGGCATGGCTAATCCTCCTCCGCCGGGAAGACGGCGATGGCGAAATCGGGGCAACGCAATTCGCAAAAGTAGCAGGTCGTGCATTTTTCCAGGTGGACCACGACGGCTTTGCCTTCCTTCATGGCCAGCACCTGGGTCGGGCAGAAAGCCACACAAATGCTGCAGCCTTTGCAAAAAGCGTTTTTAATCTCGATCCGTGGCGGTTTTCTTTTCTTTTTCGGCTTTTCGGTCTTGTTTTCCACCGGGGGTGTAGTCATCGGCATTGTCCTTTGTCCTCGATTTCTCGCTTTCCCGTGACCCCGGTTGGCGGTCAGCCGCTGCGCGCCCTCCGTGGGCCGGAACGGCATCGGCGTAATTCATCGGAGTCGGGAAAGGTTGATTTTGTAGCCAGCTCGCTTGGTGGCGATCCGGTGCTTATCGTTACGAACACGGGCACCCGCCGTGGCCGGGCCACGGAAGGAATACGGATAACCTTGACGACCTTCACTCTTCAAACACACCACAATCGCCGTTTTTTCGAGGCGTCATTCCGGGCGTCATTGTACCCGCCAATCCCCGGTTTGCAACCCCGCGCGGGGACCGGCGGGGTCGTTAAGTTGACAGCGACTCCGATAAGGTTGTAGTTTGCACGGCACACTCGAGGATGAGCCGTGAAACGCGAAACGACGATCTGGTTGCTGTTGACGGTGGCGGCGATGGCCGGCGGCATCGTGCTGGCCTGCGCCGGCGACACGGGAGGCAAGGAAGGGCCGGTCTATTGCCTGCTGCCCCTGCAAGCCTGGATGGACGAATGCGGCTTCTCGGTGAAAATGGACGGCGTCAACGAGATGACCCTCGATGAGGCCTACGATTCCTGCAAACACGGCTACGGCAAGGTCTGGCAATACTTCCTGCACTGCTACCACGAGGTCTTCCTGAAAGAGGGGCGGGATTGCGAAGCGTTCGCCGAATGCGCCCCCGATCACGGGTTGCCGACCGATGACGACACGGCCGACGACGATTCCTCGCCGGTCGACGACGACACCACACCGGTTGACGACGACACCACGCCGGCCGACGACGACACGACGCCGGCCGATGACGACACCACGCCGGCCGACGACGACACTTCTCCGACCGATTGAAGATCAGCCGCCCCGAGCGGTAGACTGCCGGTGATCGTCGAACTGACGGCAACCTCGGCAAGGAGCGGGATTGTTGTACGCGAGCGGGACGGAAACCGACGTTCCACGAAAAGCGATTTACCTCGCGGCGCTGGCGGTTTTCGCCGCCGCGTTCCTGATTTATCTCCCCAAACTGGCTAATCCGTTCACTTTTGACGATCGCTTGTTCATCCAGACCGATCCGAATCTGCGCGACTGGTCGGCCGCGCTGGGCGAGTTCGGGCGCGATCAGGCATCGCTGTACCGGCCCCTCCGATCGTTGGTTCTGGCCGGGCTGATTCGTCTGTCCGGCGTGGAAAACCCGGTTCCGTTCCATTTGACCGGCATGCTGTTGCACGCGGTCGTTTCGGCGTGCGTCGTGTTGATTGTCTGGTTGCTGACCGGGCGGCTCGCGGCCGCGCTGCTGGCCGGTTTGTTGTTCGCCTGGCATCCCGTTCATTCGGACCGCGTCGCCTTCATCACCGCCGGATTCGATCTGCTGGGCCCGGCCTTCGGCTACGCGGCCTGGGCGCTGGCGTTGGCGTACGACCGCGGCGGCCGCCGCATTCACCTGTGGGCGACCGGCCTGCTGCTGGCGATCGGCTGTTTCGGCGGCGAGGAAGCGGTGATGACCTGGCCGCTGGTCGGCGGCAGCCTGTTCTTGTTCCGGGGCGACCGCCGCCGGCGGATCGTCTTGCTCGCGGTGCTTGGCGCGGCCGTGGTTTTTTATCTGGCGGCGCGCACGATGGTGCTGGGCAGCATCGGCCGGACGCCTGATTATGCCGCAGGTAGTCTTGGCAACTCCGTTTTGTCGATGGCGGTGATTTTCTGGCGGTACATCGGGTTGACGTTCTGGCCGATCGGTCTCTCGCCGGCTTACGGGCCGACAGTTTATACGCACCTGAATTTGGCTTCGCTGGCGGGTCTGCTCGGCATCGCCGGTTTGCCGGTCCTGGCGATTGTCGGCCGCAAGCGGTCGCCGGGGCTGGCGCTGGGGATCGGTTGGTTTTTAATCGCGCTGTTTCCGTACAGCAATCTTTTGCCCGCCGATACTTTGATGGACGAGCGATACCTCTATTCGGCGCTGGGCGGTTTCGCCGCGGCTGCCGGTCTGGCGCTGGCCTGGATGGGCGGCCAAAGAAAAGGCGCGTGGCTGGTTGTCGCCTGCCTGCTGGCGGTTTACGGCGCGAATACGGTTGCTCGCTGCCGGGTCTGGGAGCGGCCGTTGACCTTATGGACCCAGGCGGTGACGCGCGAGCCGAACAGCTTTCTGGCGAACCTCAACGCGGCTTATCATCTGCTGGCGGCGGGGGAAACGGCGGCCGGCGAGCGCTACGCCAGGCGCGCCCATGAGTTGAACCCGCGCCGCACCGAGCCGCTGTTGCAATTGGCCGATCCGGCGTTTGCCCGCGGCGACGACGCGGCCGGCGTGAATTTGCTGGAACAAGCCGTCGCCGCCGAGCCGCAATCCGTCGCGGCGCTGAGCGCGCTGGCGCAAGCCTATGTTAAAACCGGACGATTGCCCGAGGCGGCGCGCCTGGCCGAGCAGGCGCTCGCCGGCGACCGCCGCGATACCCGGGCGCATTACGTGTTGGCCTACCTGGCGGTGACGGCCGGGCGGTGCGACCTGGCGGCCCCGCATTGGCAGGCGGTTCTTTCCGCCGTTCCGCAAGCGCGGGAATACGAGGCGGCTCGGCAATTGCAGGAGCATTGTTCGCCGTGAAGTGACCTGACAGTTCTTGGATCGCTCTCGAGTAAAACAGAAGGTGATCTCTCCGCACGAATGCGCTCAGCCGCGATAACGGGGTAAAAACCGGTTTGCCGGCGTTGAAGATTTGATCTTCGCGTTTTCAGAACGGGCTATTTACGCGGGCATTAAAAAGAAAACCCCGTGGTTGCCCACGGGGTTCTCAGCGTCTTTGCTACACGAAACTAGCAGCCGCAGCCGCCGGAATCGTTGTCATCATCATCATCATCGCCAACCGTGTCGTCGTCCGGCGGGGTGACGTCGTCGTCAGTACCACCGAAGTACCAGACACCAGACACAAACGTGGCGCCAGCGTCGTCGCCGGTCAGCAACCAGGCGAAGCCGTCGGTAGCCGCATCGTCAGTCGTCGCCATGAACGAGAAGGTCAGCATGTCGCCTTCCGCGATATCGCCGATTTCAGCCGACGACATGGCGCCCGTACCAGACGATTCCCAACTGATCGTGCCGGTGGTCTCGTCGAACTCGACGGTCCATTCCATATCACTATGAATGGCATCGGGAGCCGCGTAGGTACCCATCACGTAGTTGGTGTTCGGCAGAGTGATGTCCACCTTTTTAATGGCAACATCGCCACCAGAGGTGTTGAAAACGTCGAACGCGAATTCATAGTCGGTGCCCGCAACCAGCGCGACCGAAGATTCGCCGTTCGCCGTACCGGTCAGGCCGAAGACTTCCGTAGCGTCATCATCTTGGGCCATGACCATCCCCGACATAGCAAAGACAGCAGCCATCATCAAAGCGATCAACAGGAACTTCTTGAACACGTTATCCCTCCTTTCCTCCACTTTCCTCGGTTTTATTCTGACTCATTTCATTTCTGACCAAGGTAAGTGCTTGAACTCCGATGACTGTAGTAGTCATCACCTCCTTCTTGTTAAACTTTTCATAGCCTGCAAACGTTACCGCTCTCGCCGATACAATAATATCGACGTGATACCGCTTGATTTGTTATCTAACACGGTTTCCCCATTAAAATCAACTAAAAAAATGAGCCGGTAAGTGCTTGAAATGTGTTTTCAATAGTTAACCGTCTCAGTTGATATTATGACCCTACAGTAATTATTCGTCACCCGCCGCCGGTTGGCCCTTGTCTTCCTCGCTCAACAAACCGAGATTCTTCATCTCATGGAGGGCACCTTGATGGCGAGGGTTGATTTTCAAGGTTTTTTCAAACCATTCGGCCGCGGCGACGTTGTTCTTTTCAGACAAATAGGTGAGCCCCATGGCGAACGTCGCCTCGACATCTTCCGGCACATCTTGCAGTAAACCCTGCAAAATACGGCGGGCATTTTGAGGCTGAGTATCAATATTGACCGTGGCCAGAGTCAGGCGCGCCTGGATATGTTTTGGGTCGATGGCCAGGGCGCGGCGGATGTGTGGGCCCGCTTCGGGCAGCTTGCCGGTCTGGGCCAGGATCAACCCGAGATAAGCATGGGCGTCGGCGTTCTTTTCCTTTTCCGCCAGAATTTCGTTCAGGATGGCGATGGCTTCGTCGGTCTTGCCCTGCCGATAACGGATTTGCGACAGGTTGAGCCGGGCCTTGATGTAGCGCGGTTTTTCCCGCAACGCCTGCGTCAGATAGATTTCGGCTTTCGCCAGATTGCCGAGCCGCAGGTAGTTGTAGCCGAGGTGATTGAGCAGGCTGGCGGAATGCGGGGTCAGGTTGAGCGCCGCGAAATAGGCTTTGTTGGCCAGTTCCCAGGCTTGTTCCTGCTGATAGCACAAACCCATTTTCACGAACGCCGCCCGGTTGTCGCGGTAGATGACCAGGCTGCGTTGATAGTATTCGAGGGCGGATTTGCAATCGCCCATGGCGCGATAGATTTCGCCGTAATTGTACAGCACGGCGCTGTTGTGCAGGCGGGTCCGGCTGGCGAGCTTCATCAATTGCAGGGCTTCGTCGAATCGGCGCTGCTCGGCGTAGATGCCGGCCAGGTCGTTGTAGATCCAGGCCGGTTCCTCGCGGTCGCGCGGGGCGATGTATTCCAAGGCTTTGTTGAGGATCTTTTCCGCCTCGGCGTATTTCTTGTTCATGCGATAGATGTTGCCCAGCACCACGTAAAGCAAGGTAGCGTTGGGGGCGTCGGCGATCATCTGGGTGAAGAGCCGCTCGTTCGAGTACCAATCGACGTTGCGGTCGATCGTCAGCGCGGTGAAGGAGCCGAACATGGCGACGGTCACCACTCCGGCCGCTAGGCGGCGCGCCTTGGAAACGGGCCATTCGCAATCCGCCAGCAGTCCGCCCAACCGCCCGATCAACCGCCCCAACACGATCGCGCCGACCAGGATGAACGGGGCGCTCGGGATATAGAGGAACCGCTCGGCGGTCATGAATCCCATGTCTTTGGGACCGCTGATGCGGATGAAGTTCGAGATCGGCAGCAGGGACGCCAGGTAGAACAGCAGCGAGAAGCTGATCAGCTTGTCGCGGGTGAAGGTCACGATGATCGTGGCGATCAACAGCGCCAGGAAAACGAAGCCGGCCAGAAAAGCCGGGTCGAGTACCGATTCGACCAGCGGATTCTGCAGGTAGGCCGACAGGTGAACCGGCACCAGCATTTTCAGCGAGTAGTAGCCGATCGTTTTGATGAAGCTGAGAATCGCCGTGATCGTGTCGAACGGATCTTTGGCCTGCTTGCTGAACCCGACCTGGAAATAGCGGAACAGGAAATAGCCGACCACCATGCCGATCTGAATGGCGAGGATCGGCAGAAAGCGGACGAGCCGCTTCATTTTTTTAATACCGGTCACGTAAACGAACAGGTAGGCCGCGCTCACCACCGGCAGCGAAACGGCCATTTCTTTCGCCAGCAAGCTGAAGGCGAAAAGCACCAGCGAAACCGCCCCGGGAAGGTAGGGAGACCGCCGGGCGGCGTGCGGCGCCGCGCCGGGCAACGGATCGAGGTTCTGCCCGGCGGCGAGCCGTTCGGTGTAAACCTGAAACGCTAGGAAGCTGGCGAAATAGAAGAGGGCGCAGAGCGGATCGGTCCGGCCGGCGATCCAGGTGACCGATTCGGTATGGATCGGGTGCACCGCGAACAACAAGGCGGCGATGGTCGGCGCCAGCAGGCGGCGATTGGCCAGGCGATAAAAGATCAGAAAGAGGATCACCGTGCTCAGGTAATGGATCAGCAGGTTGGTCCAATGATACCCGGCGGGGTCGGTTTGCCAGAAACGCCAATCGAGGGCGTAGGTGATCGTGACCAACGGCCGGTAATAGCCGTATTTGCGGTTGTCGTCGGAAAAACCGAAGAAATCGCGCGCAAAGATGTCTTTTAAGAAATTCCAGCTTTTGATCTGGTAATCGAGCACGATCAGATTGATGTCGTCCCAGATGAAATCGCCCTTCGGCGCATTCCAATAGGCGGCATAAACGCAACCGGCCAGCACGATTGCGATCAGAAGCAAGGCAATTTTCGTTTTCATGGACTCCTTCCGTCCCGCCGCGACCACAAGTAAGGCATGAAAGTTACCCAAGCGCTCGGGCAGTGTCAAACACGGATTGAATCGCGCGAACCGGCTGTGGCGGAGCGGCTGGCCCGAGGCGCGCTTCTTGGCTAGACTGAAATCATGAAAAATCACCGCTACCCAAGGCTGTTTTATTCGGTTTTATTGTTGCTCCTCGCGCTGGCGAGCCCGCAATGCGGCGATCCGGAACAGACGACCGCGGCTGGCGGCACGACGCAAGCCAGTCTCGACGCCGACGGCGACGGCAAAATCGACGGCGTTCCCGACGGCGTCGCCGATTGGTTCACGGTGCAGGAATTGGTGACGCTCGCCAACGCCGGCCTGCCGATCTACACCGGCGAAAATCCGCCGGCGATCGACGGCGTCTATCTCGCCGACACCTTGCGGATCGTCTTCGACTCCCTCGGCGCGTCCGGCGATCTGGCGGTTTATCGGTTCACCTTCGCCGACCAGCAATCCGACGGGTCACTCGTGTTGTCTTACGAAAGCGAGGGCGTGGATTCCTCCGCCGGCAATCCCGCCTGGATCGCCGGCGAAGGCGACTGTTTTTCGGTGTTCACCAACATCGAAGGCTATCAGGAAGAGGACGATTGCACCTACCAGCGGCCGACGGTCTATTCCGCCTGTCTGAACGGCGAAGGCGACCTGACCGGCTTTTTCTTCGGCTTCATCATGAAAGGGCTGTCGGGCGATTGTTCCGCCACGATGCCGGAGGGCGGCTACCGGGTCATCGGCGAGAACGACGGTCTCGTCGCCCGGCAGTGATTTTTCCGGGCGGGCCGGCGAATGGATGCATCATTGACGGAATGCGGTTTCACCCTGGACGAGCGGTTGGCGGCCGCCTTGCGGGGCAATGACGCGGCGCGCTTCCTGGCGACGCGCGATCGCGACGGCCGGCCTTACCTGGTGCCGGCGCTTTCGGCGCAAAGCGCGGAAGGCGGCCTCATTCGGTTCGCGGCGATTTTTCCGGCGGCGGTGGAGCGCAATTTGGCGCTCGGCGGCTCGCTGGCCTTGCTGGTCGTCGATGAAAAGCTGCGCTGGTGGTCGCTGGCGGGGCGGCTGGAGGGATTCGCGGACGGCGCCGCCGGTGAGGCGGTACGGCGGTGGGGCCGGCTGCGGCCGACGGGGTTGCTGGCCCGCGGCGAGCCTTCGACCTGGGGTCTGGTCGCCGAGTATTCGCTGCTTCGGCTTTTCGGCATTCCCCGCGGCGACGGGTATGCCGACACCCTGCCGCGCGAGGTGGCGCTCCGCCTGCAGACGCTGCAAAACGTCAAGGGCATCGCCTTCGTCGACGCGGAGAACCGATTGATCGCGCTGCCCTGCCAGAGCCTGCGTCCGGCCGGACCCGGGGCGGTGGTCTGCGGTACCTGGCTGGTCCCGGAATTGCGCCGCGTTCCTCCCCTGGCGCGCGTGGCGATTTGTGTCTTGACGTTCGAACCGAATGCCTATCAAATTCACGGCTGTTTCGAGGGGATCGGCGGCGGGCTGTTGCGGACCGCCGCGACGATCCGCGTGAGCGGCTTGCAACCGGCGCTGGCCTGAGGCCCGCGCCGCACGGATCGGAAAATGCCGAGTTACGATATCCAAAAAGCGGCGCGCCTGCTCGAGTGGGATCGCGTCACCGATCGGCTGGCCGAGTTCGCCGACAGCGAGCCGGGCCGCCGCCGGTGCCGGGAACTGCCGTTCCTCGACGATCCCGACCGCATCGACGAGGCGCTGGCCGACGTCGGCGAGGCGCGCGGGCTGCTCGAACGGGGCATCGCGGTCAATTTCGGCGCGGTGGTCGACCTGGGCGCGATGGCCAAGCGGGCGCGCGTCGGCAGCGCGTTGACGGGCAGCGACCTGCTGGTGCTGGCCGAGCTGCTGCGCCTGAGCCGGCGCACCAAAAAGCTGTTCGAAACCGAGGCCATCCGCCTGCCGCGCCTGTCGCAGCGGGCCAACGTGCTGCTCGAACAGGTCGCGCTCGAGAAGGAAATATTCGCGCGGATCGAACGCGACGGCCGCGTCGCCGACAACGCCAGCCCCGAGCTGGCGCAACTGCGCGACCGTTACCGCGCGGTGCACACCCAGATTCACGCGGTGCTGGAAAAAATCATCGCCGCCCCCGAATACGAGGAGTTGCTGCAGGAAAAGCTGTTTTCGCTGCGCAACGGGCGCTTCGTCGTGCCGGTGCGCGTCGAGCGCCGCCACGCGGTGGACGGCATCGTCCACGACATCAGTCAGACCGGTCAGTCGCTGTTCATCGAACCGCGGCCGATCACCGAACTCAACAACCGCCTGCGAACCGCCGAACTGGAAATCGAACGCGAGATTTACCGCATTTTGCTAGAGCTGACCTACAAGGTCGGCGCGGTCATCGACGAGATCGAAACGGCGGTCGAAACGCTGACCGGCCTCGATCTGGTTTTCGCCAAGGCCCGCTATTCCCTGAAAATCGGCGCCCAACCGGTCGAGGTGTCGCGGAGCGGCGAAATCCACCTGCCGCGCCTGCGCCACCCGCTGCTCATCGAACAACTGGCCACCGTGATTCCCAACGACCTGCGCCTGGGCGTCGCCGGCACGCTGGTGCTGTCCGGGCCCAACACCGGCGGCAAAACGGTGCTGCTCAAGACCATCGGCCTGGCGGCGCTGATGCTGCGCGCCGGGCTCCATCTGCCCTGCGGTCCCGACGGCCGCCTGCCGGTTTTCAAGCGGTTGTTCGCGGTCATCGGCGACGAGCAATCGATAGAGCGCAACCTGTCGAGCTTTTCCAGCCACCTGCTCAACCTGAAAAACATCCTCGACGAGCTGGTG
This Myxococcales bacterium DNA region includes the following protein-coding sequences:
- a CDS encoding endonuclease MutS2, which produces MPSYDIQKAARLLEWDRVTDRLAEFADSEPGRRRCRELPFLDDPDRIDEALADVGEARGLLERGIAVNFGAVVDLGAMAKRARVGSALTGSDLLVLAELLRLSRRTKKLFETEAIRLPRLSQRANVLLEQVALEKEIFARIERDGRVADNASPELAQLRDRYRAVHTQIHAVLEKIIAAPEYEELLQEKLFSLRNGRFVVPVRVERRHAVDGIVHDISQTGQSLFIEPRPITELNNRLRTAELEIEREIYRILLELTYKVGAVIDEIETAVETLTGLDLVFAKARYSLKIGAQPVEVSRSGEIHLPRLRHPLLIEQLATVIPNDLRLGVAGTLVLSGPNTGGKTVLLKTIGLAALMLRAGLHLPCGPDGRLPVFKRLFAVIGDEQSIERNLSSFSSHLLNLKNILDELVPHSLVLIDEIGEGTDPTQGVALARAILDELHQHGARTIVTTHFAELMAEAQVREGWTNAAMAFDEVAMTPTYHLLTGMPGRSSAFAIAERLGLPRAVVARARSLAAGTDTRLEQVIRQLEEDRQKWRTLSEQAEEAWNKAEAEKKRQQDLLAELRTKKDKLLAIERESLKAQLDEAREAVRQVIKDLQAGPSFAEAERTRERLKEIEREQERIFPARSEPVPAFLLPIADWSAVPAGSEVVVHSLGESATVLEPPDAHGRVRLQVRDKRLTLPAEQCYMKRDLVPEPPEREPGGVSVVGAEPDESLIRLDLRGQTADDALLETECFLDQAMRLRLPQVAIIHGHGTGVLKRTIREYLRRCPYARSWRPGERGEGSDGVTMVELDL